In Phyllobacterium zundukense, the following are encoded in one genomic region:
- a CDS encoding GDP-mannose 4,6-dehydratase, translated as MAKKALVTGITGQDGAYLAQLLLDKGYEVYGLARRSSTSDVNLTRLEWLGIEGDVRIIDGNLLDLSGLIRTMRDVKPDEVYNLAAQSFVKSSWQQPFLTGQVTALGVTNVLEAVRLEKPDARFYQASSSEMYGLIQEPMQSETTPFYPRSPYAVAKLYGHWLTVNYRESFGLHASSGILFNHESPLRGIEFVTRKVTDAVARIKLGLAKELRLGNIDAKRDWGHSKDYVRAMWMMVQQDVADDYVIATGRTTTVRHMCEIAFGHAGLYIDDHLVIDPTLFRPAEVDVLLGNPKKAKDTFGWEPKISLEEMITEMVEADLKRLSK; from the coding sequence TTGGCTAAGAAAGCATTGGTAACAGGTATAACGGGGCAAGATGGTGCATATCTTGCACAGCTCCTATTGGACAAAGGCTATGAGGTTTATGGTCTGGCACGACGTTCCAGTACCTCTGACGTGAACTTGACCCGGCTCGAATGGCTCGGGATCGAGGGCGATGTCCGGATCATTGATGGCAATTTGCTTGACCTTTCTGGCCTCATTCGAACGATGAGGGATGTCAAACCTGACGAGGTCTACAATCTCGCCGCTCAATCATTCGTCAAGTCGTCTTGGCAGCAGCCTTTTTTAACGGGTCAGGTTACTGCTCTCGGCGTCACCAACGTTCTTGAGGCGGTTCGGCTTGAAAAGCCCGATGCCCGTTTCTACCAGGCCTCGTCCTCGGAGATGTATGGACTTATTCAGGAACCGATGCAGTCCGAGACCACACCCTTCTATCCACGCTCACCCTATGCCGTAGCCAAGCTCTATGGTCACTGGCTCACCGTCAACTATCGTGAAAGCTTTGGCCTTCACGCATCCAGCGGCATTTTATTCAATCATGAATCCCCGCTTCGGGGGATCGAGTTCGTCACACGCAAGGTCACGGATGCCGTCGCGCGCATCAAGCTTGGATTGGCCAAGGAACTGCGCCTTGGCAATATCGATGCGAAGCGCGACTGGGGTCATTCCAAGGACTACGTCCGCGCCATGTGGATGATGGTGCAGCAAGACGTTGCTGACGACTATGTCATTGCGACGGGCCGTACCACGACCGTCCGCCATATGTGTGAGATCGCATTTGGCCATGCGGGTTTATACATCGACGACCACCTCGTCATCGATCCCACACTCTTCCGGCCAGCGGAAGTGGATGTCTTGCTAGGCAATCCAAAAAAGGCGAAAGACAC
- a CDS encoding mannose-1-phosphate guanylyltransferase/mannose-6-phosphate isomerase, which yields MKIIPTIMSGGAGARLWPVSREAHPKPFIKLADGKSLLQHAFLRAALLPDVEQILTITNRELFFKTEDEYREINASGIACTYLLEPMGRDTAAATSIAALHVQQAYGDDAIIVLFPADHMIRDLDAFRAAAVEAIELAARGRLVTFGINPNYPETGYGYIEADGQDVVRFVEKPDVARAKEYIASGKFYWNSGMFCFSAGTMVELMQQHCPEILDQCRKSLLAAHQSNAVSGTQVALDRDLFAQVPKNSIDYAVLEKAEHIAMVGCDIGWTDIGSWNALSELIEPDGSGNRINGDAMLIETENCFIQSSERLIGTVGVQDLVIVDSADAVLVAHKDHAQNVKQLFAQLKASGHEAHSLHRTVHRPWGTYTTLEEGQRFKIKRIEVKPGASLSLQMHHHRSEHWVVVSGTAKVVNGEQELILNTNESTYIPCGHKHRLENPGIMRLVMIEVQSGDYLGEDDIVRFEDVYGRE from the coding sequence ATGAAGATTATACCGACGATTATGAGCGGCGGTGCTGGTGCACGGTTGTGGCCTGTGTCGCGCGAAGCGCATCCAAAGCCGTTTATCAAGCTAGCTGATGGCAAGAGCCTGCTTCAGCACGCGTTTTTGCGCGCAGCTTTACTGCCGGACGTAGAGCAGATCCTGACCATTACCAATCGCGAACTTTTCTTCAAGACTGAGGATGAGTACCGGGAGATCAACGCGTCAGGCATTGCATGCACCTACCTGCTCGAGCCTATGGGGCGCGATACGGCAGCTGCAACGTCGATCGCTGCGCTCCATGTCCAGCAGGCCTATGGCGACGATGCGATCATCGTCCTTTTCCCTGCCGACCACATGATCCGCGATCTCGACGCCTTTCGGGCTGCTGCCGTGGAAGCAATTGAACTTGCCGCACGCGGGCGCCTGGTTACGTTTGGGATCAATCCCAATTATCCCGAGACCGGTTATGGCTATATCGAAGCGGATGGGCAAGATGTCGTCCGCTTCGTCGAAAAACCGGACGTTGCGCGGGCAAAAGAGTATATCGCCTCCGGTAAATTCTACTGGAACTCGGGAATGTTCTGCTTTTCGGCGGGGACCATGGTCGAATTGATGCAGCAGCATTGCCCGGAAATCCTCGATCAATGCCGCAAGAGCCTACTCGCCGCACACCAATCGAATGCAGTAAGTGGAACCCAGGTGGCGCTCGATCGCGATTTGTTCGCGCAGGTTCCTAAGAATTCCATCGACTACGCGGTACTCGAAAAGGCCGAACATATTGCCATGGTTGGCTGCGACATCGGCTGGACCGATATCGGTTCATGGAATGCGCTCTCCGAGCTGATCGAGCCTGACGGGTCGGGAAACCGGATCAATGGTGACGCTATGCTTATCGAGACAGAGAATTGCTTCATCCAAAGTAGTGAACGGCTGATCGGCACTGTCGGTGTCCAGGACCTGGTGATTGTTGATTCCGCCGATGCCGTCCTGGTTGCGCACAAGGATCATGCCCAAAACGTGAAGCAGTTGTTTGCGCAGTTAAAGGCAAGCGGCCACGAGGCGCATAGCCTGCATCGAACGGTTCATCGGCCGTGGGGCACCTATACAACCCTTGAGGAGGGTCAGAGGTTCAAAATCAAACGCATCGAGGTCAAACCTGGCGCCAGCCTGAGCCTTCAAATGCATCATCACAGGTCAGAACATTGGGTAGTGGTCAGCGGTACGGCGAAAGTCGTCAATGGCGAACAAGAACTCATTCTTAACACGAATGAATCGACTTATATTCCCTGCGGGCATAAACATCGCCTTGAAAATCCCGGAATCATGCGCCTTGTGATGATCGAGGTGCAGAGCGGGGACTATCTCGGCGAAGATGACATCGTCCGGTTCGAGGACGTATACGGACGAGAATAG